One window of Bactrocera tryoni isolate S06 chromosome 2, CSIRO_BtryS06_freeze2, whole genome shotgun sequence genomic DNA carries:
- the LOC120769001 gene encoding importin subunit alpha — MSKSDTTRLNSYKSNSINSQDSRMRRHEVTVELRKSKKEDQLFKRRNINEEDIVSPLKENNSQSPVQMSIDEMVAAMNGQDVDRQFVGMQSARKMLSRERNPPIDLMIGHGIVPICIRFLQNHENPLLQFEAAWALTNIASGTSEQTRCVIEQNAVPHFVALLKSKSINLAEQAVWALGNIAGDGAAARDIVIQHNVVDGILGLINFETPLSFLRNIVWLMSNLCRNKNPSPPFEEIKRLLPVISQLLLGDDSQVLADACWALSYVTDDENLKIQAVVDTGAVTHLVKLLGTDEPSIIVPALRSVGNIVTGTDLQTDAVIAAGGLPRLGVLLQHSKCNIVKEAAWTVSNITAGNPKQIQAVIDAGLFTPIRNVLEKGDFKSQKEAAWAVTNTTTSGTPEQIIDLIEKYQILKPFCDLLDAKDPRTVKVVLMGLGNLFVLAEKLGGTENLCLMVEEMGGLDKLEKLQEHENEEIYKKAFALVDTYFNSGEDAEAELAPQEVNGALEFNAGHSNAPEGGYTF; from the exons ATGAGTAAATCAGATACAACACGTTTAAATTCGTACAAATCGAACTCGATTAACTCACAG GATTCTCGCATGCGTCGCCATGAAGTTACTGTGGAGTTGCGCAAATCAAAGAAAGAGGATCAACTTTTCAAACGTCGCAACATCAACGAAGAGGATATTGTATCTCCTCTGAAAGAGAATAATAGCCAATCGCCCGTGCAAATGAGCATCGACGAAATGGTTGCCGCTATGAATGGTCAAGATGTCGATCGTCAATTCGTAGGCATGCAATCAGCACGTAAAATGCTAAGTCGCGAACGTAATCCGCCTATTGATTTGATGATAGGACATGGCATTGTTCCCATTTGCATACGTTTTCTACAAAATCACGAGAA TCCTTTGCTACAATTTGAAGCTGCCTGGGCGCTTACCAACATCGCTTCTGGCACTTCGGAGCAAACACGTTGCGTTATCGAGCAAAATGCTGTGCCACATTTTGTTGCGTTGTTGAAATCCAAGTCCATTAATCTTGCCGAGCAGGCGGTTTGGGCTCTGGGTAACATAGCCGGAGACGGAGCAGCCGCACGTGACATCGTCATACAACATAATGTTGTGGATGGTATACTTGgtttgataaattttgaaacaCCACTTTCCTTCTTGCGCAACATTGTTTGGTTGATGTCGAATTTGTGTCGCAACAAAAATCCATCACCAccatttgaagaaattaaacgTTTGTTGCCCGTGATATCGCAATTACTGTTAGGTGATGATTCACAAGTGTTAGCTGATGCTTGTTGGGCACTCTCATATGTGACGGAtgatgaaaatttgaaaatccaAGCGGTCGTCGACACAGGCGCAGTGACGCATCTAGTAAAACTGCTTGGTACTGACGAGCCTTCTATAATTGTGCCAGCACTACGCAGCGTGGGAAATATCGTAACCGGCACTGATCTGCAG ACGGACGCAGTCATTGCTGCTGGCGGTTTACCCCGATTGGGTGTTCTGTTGCAACAttcaaaatgtaatattgtAAAGGAGGCCGCCTGGACGGTTAGTAATATCACAGCCGGAAATCCGAAGCAGATTCAGGCCGTTATCGATGCTG GTCTTTTCACACCTATACGAAATGTGTTGGAGAAGGGCGATTTCAAATCGCAAAAAGAAGCCGCTTGGGCCGTTACAAATACCACAACGAGTGGCACACCCGAACAAATAATCGATCtgattgaaaaatatcaaatattgaaGCCATTCTGTGATTTACTCGACGCCAAGGATCCGCGCACCGTTAAAGTGGTACTCATGGGACTCggtaatttgtttgttttggccGAAAAGTTGGGCGGCACCGAGAATCTATGCCTGATGGTCGAGGAGATGGGCGGTTTGGATAAACTGGAGAAGCTGCAGGAGCACGAAAACGAGGAAATATACAAGAAGGCCTTCGCACTGGTGGATACATACTTCAATAGCGGCGAGGATGCTGAAGCGGAGCTGGCGCCACAAGAGGTTAATGGTGCGCTCGAATTTAATGCGGGCCATTCGAATGCACCCGAGGGTGGTTACACGTTTTAG
- the LOC120769567 gene encoding N-acetylneuraminate lyase B-like: MDPAELKSFEGFLAPAFTCFETNEEKTLNLAHIDDYAEWLQRNGAVGVLVNSITGEGPVLGKVERQLNAEAWSNACKKYELKMLIQIGGAPMPDVLDLARHASNLNINGVVCIPELFYKPSDVKQLVGYCKIVAKNCGRHPFFYYHLPHYTDVFLDMPEFCELAERTIPNFAGIEYSNSDLAMAAKCLAPNRIIILSDSRMLSSGLLLGFKTFCMAAFNMVPDTMCDIYDYMKTGRINLAKREQKLLNSSIREHMTRQKKGNWVKAMKHWFNEELKKPQNETPFTAGHTRKLH; this comes from the exons ATGGACCCAGCAGAATTGAAATCTTTTGAGGGTTTCTTGGCGCCAGCATTCACATGCTTTGAAACTAATGA AGAGAAAACCTTAAATTTGGCACATATTGACGACTATGCGGAGTGGCTACAAAGGAATGGAGCCGTAGGCGTTTTAG TCAATAGCATTACCGGTGAAGGTCCCGTTTTGGGAAAAGTCGAACGTCAATTGAATGCGGAAGCTTGGAGCAACGCTTGTAAAAAGTACGAACTAAAAATGCTGATACAAATTGGCGGCGCACCAATGCCCGATGTGCTGGATCTGGCAAGGCATGCGagtaatttgaatataaatggTGTAGTCTGCATACCAGAGCTCTTCTATAAGCCAAGCGATGTCAAGCAATTGGTGGGCTATTGTAAAATCGTCGCCAAGAATTGTGGGCGGCATCCATTCTTTTACTACCACTTGCCACACTACACAGATGTGTTTC ttgACATGCCAGAGTTTTGTGAACTTGCGGAACGGACCATACCAAACTTCGCGGGCATCGAATATTCCAATAGTGATCTAGCCATGGCGGCGAAATGTTTGGCTCCAAATCGCATCATCATACTTAGCGATTCGCGCATGCTCTCCAGCGGTCTGCTGCTCGGTTTCAAAACATTCTGCATGGCCGCATTCAATATGGTGCCGGATACCATGTGTGATATTTACGATTACATGAAAACTGGCAGAATTAATTTAGCAAAGAGAgagcaaaaacttttaaatagtTCCATACGGGAACATATGACGCGGCAAAAGAAGGGTAACTGGGTAAAGGCCATGAAACATTGGTTTAACGAGGAGTTGAAGAAGCCACAGAATGAGACACCATTTACAGCAGGTCACACGCGTAAACTCCACTAG
- the LOC120769505 gene encoding N-acetylneuraminate lyase B-like: MMQSFFRSSVSAKKPVPSDFKGIFASVFTSFQSDENQTLQLSYIEEYAVWLKERHIKGVLVNSTTGEGPVLGLIERKLNAEAWSRACKKCSLLMMLQIGGAPLPDVLDLARHANDLHIHAVVCIGELFYVPTKMEQLVGYCKIVAEKCANHFFLYYHLPELTKVKFNPEEFFSSAEMVIPTFAGLVCTQTELMTAIKCLSEDRIILMGDSKMLASGMLMGFDAAIMTVANMEPILMKEIYDAMLRKDLKTAKTKQHYLNQLIRNHVTKGKSSWISDMKKWFNERMRSSDGCGIYVGTPRKFGVYEL, from the exons ATGATGCAATCTTTTTTTAGGTCCTCGGTATCTGCAAAAAAGCCTGTGCCGTCGGACTTTAAGGGTATATTTGCGTCCGTTTTCACAAGCTTCCAATCCGATGA GAATCAAACATTGCAGTTGAGTTACATTGAAGAATATGCCGTATGGCTCAAGGAGCGCCATATAAAAGGTGTGCTAG TTAACAGCACAACTGGAGAGGGTCCGGTTTTGGGTTTGATCGAACGCAAATTGAATGCCGAAGCTTGGAGTCGAGCTTGTAAGAAGTGTTCGTTATTGATGATGTTGCAAATTGGCGGTGCGCCGTTGCCCGACGTTTTGGACTTGGCGCGTCACGCCAACGATTTGCATATACACGCTGTGGTCTGTATAGGCGAACTATTTTATGTACCCACCAAAATGGAGCAGCTGGTTGGTTACTGTAAAATCGTGGCTGAGAAATGCGCAAATCACTTCTTCTTATACTATCATCTGCCGGAGTTGACGAAAGTCAAAT TCAACCCCGAGGAGTTCTTTAGTAGCGCCGAAATGGTCATACCGACTTTCGCGGGCTTAGTTTGTACACAAACCGAATTGATGACGGCCATCAAATGCTTGAGCGAGGATCGTATTATCCTAATGGGCGATTCGAAAATGCTCGCCAGCGGCATGTTAATGGGTTTCGATGCGGCCATTATGACGGTGGCGAACATGGAGCCCATATTAATGAAGGAGATCTATGACGCAATGTTGCGAAAGGATTTGAAGACAGCTAAAACTAAACAACACTATTTAAATCAACTTATTAGAAATCATGTAACGAAGGGAAAGTCTAGTTGGATTTCGGATATGAAAAAGTGGTTCAATGAGAGAATGCGTTCAAGTGACGGTTGTGGTATTTATGTTGGTACACCGAGAAAATTTGGTGTATACGAATTGTAA
- the LOC120769642 gene encoding N-acetylneuraminate lyase B-like has protein sequence MEQYIAARYDEEVHATSMRAIRARNTKLQTESKRVKFFDFKGLMAPVFTAFKNNEEQSLEVQHIDRYAEWLKSSRISGVLVNGMSGEGPALGLSERMRNAEAWWEAAQKYELVMFLQVGGAPLPDVLVMADHAHDLGVHAVLCLPELFYKPTTIEQLVSYMRLVARRCAALPFFYYHLPLSTGVYLNMRDFCKLAEETIPNFYGIHFASNDLDDGEACLREGRVIILGNSRLLACGLLVGFESALMTVLNIRPDLGWAIWNAMLNNNLETARDTQMLLNNKISYYMGRSNEHGYIEAMKQWFDDEVRQGNGPGFFIGSARKFF, from the exons ATGGAGCAATATATAGCGGCCCGTTATGACGAAGAAGTTCATGCGACCTCAATGCGCGCGATCCGAGCTCGGAACACTAAATTACAAACGGAGAGTAAACGTGTAAAATTCTTCGACTTCAAGGGACTAATGGCGCCTGTCTTCACtgccttcaaaaataatga AGAACAATCGTTGGAAGTCCAGCATATCGATCGTTACGCGGAATGGCTGAAAAGTAGTCGTATAAGTGGTGTTTTAG TTAATGGCATGTCGGGTGAGGGTCCCGCCTTGGGTTTGTCGGAGCGCATGCGGAATGCCGAGGCTTGGTGGGAAGCGGCACAAAAATACGAATTGGTTATGTTTCTGCAAGTCGGCGGCGCGCCCTTGCCCGATGTACTAGTAATGGCCGATCATGCGCATGACTTGGGCGTACATGCGGTGCTCTGCCTACCCGAGCTCTTCTACAAGCCCACCACAATCGAACAGCTAGTCAGCTATATGCGGTTGGTGGCTCGACGTTGTGCCGCACTGCCGTTCTTCTACTATCATTTACCGCTGAGCACGGGCGTCTACC ttaaCATGCGCGACTTTTGCAAACTGGCCGAAGAGACCATAccgaatttctatggcatacaTTTTGCCAGCAACGATCTCGACGATGGCGAGGCGTGTTTGCGTGAAGGGCGCGTAATTATATTGGGCAACAGTCGTCTGCTGGCCTGCGGCTTATTGGTGGGTTTCGAATCGGCTTTGATGACAGTCTTAAATATACGCCCCGACTTGGGTTGGGCCATTTGGAATGCGATgttgaataataatttggaGACGGCACGGGACACGCAAATGCTTTTGAATAACAAGATAAGCTACTATATGGGACGTTCCAACGAGCATGGTTACATAGAGGCGATGAAACAATGGTTCGATGATGAGGTGCGGCAGGGTAATGGTCCGGGATTCTTTATCGGTTCTGCTAGAAAATTCTTTTAA